The Candidatus Eisenbacteria bacterium genome contains the following window.
GGTCTCGAAGTCTCGGACAGGAGCTTAGCAGCTGTGCCCAATGCCATCTCGTAACCGATTGCAGGATCGATTGATCGTCGACGGACTATGACACGATAAGCGAGCCTACGCGGCCTGGCGGAAGTCGTACTGCAGCACCCTACCGACCGCGCCGTTCACGACACTGGACCGGACCGGAGACGCGCCCGACCCCTTCGCCCGCGTCGATCAGCCGATGACCAAGTCCCTGGTGATTCCTCCCTCCGTGATGCCACCTTGAGGCGAACCACCAGGGGCTTGGGACCGGGCTGATCGAGCCCTTGAGGCAAGGCGGCCAGGGGCGGCTGGCCTGTCGGGAGCGACCTGACGGGATGCTCCGGTACTACCATCGGAGGGCTGCCTGAAGGCAGCTGGGGTTTGGCACACGACGGGCGCGAGACCATTCGCGGCCATGCTCGAGCGGTCGCGCGCCGGGTCGATCTGCGCCGCCATCTACCAAAGTCCGTGGTACAGGCGTCTGAGGGAAAGGTAGAGCCAGGAACGCAGTCGCGGGGGGAAGATGAGGTAGCGATAGCTCCTGCGGTCTTTGGACGCCCAATGCCTCTTATAAGGCTCGTCCCCGCGAAGGAAGTCGAATCGCCGCACTCCTCGGCGGATCAGGTCCTCGACGACGAGAGCCAGGATGACGAATCCCGGCCGCAGTCTCTCATGGGCCGGGTCGTATCCGGTCTGGTAGTCGTAGTACACGCCGTCGACCAGGAATCCATGGCGGTAGGCGATCGGAGTGCCCGCGCTGACCAGGAACTTCATGTAGAGCGCATCGCCGTGGCTCAGAGACCGGATCAACTCGCGGTGGAACTCCATGTATCCGGATCGCCCGAGACTCCCCGCATCCCCCTTCTTCCCGCGCGAGAGGGTATGCAGCCGGCGGGCTTCCGAGAGCACGGTTTCGACGTCGCCGATCTCCGTATGATCCGCCATGCGCACCTGGTCCCCGGCGCGCCGCAGCGTCCGGCGGGTGATCTTCCTCATGTTGGCCGAATACCCGTCGAGCAGGGCCTGATAGCTTTCGGGAAGGTCGAAGTAGGGACAGACATCCTGTTCCTCGCGGACGACACGGAACCCACGGTCGCGCAGACGCGCGGTCCAGGCCTCGATGAAGGGCGCGTGCTCGGCCACGGAATCGAACAGGGCAAAGGCGCAGCT
Protein-coding sequences here:
- a CDS encoding GNAT family N-acetyltransferase; the protein is MDLGVVAIMKFEVFSSLDEFAALRDEIEAHLKNFPESFFYSPGWLIPFQKVFGTGMEFRHVIGRDPQGKMTGSAHLSIVRTPFLRVLRQRVVALMGTRAAVSPEHLDLPIRPEAWDQWFDFLEKQIAGDMGSCAFALFDSVAEHAPFIEAWTARLRDRGFRVVREEQDVCPYFDLPESYQALLDGYSANMRKITRRTLRRAGDQVRMADHTEIGDVETVLSEARRLHTLSRGKKGDAGSLGRSGYMEFHRELIRSLSHGDALYMKFLVSAGTPIAYRHGFLVDGVYYDYQTGYDPAHERLRPGFVILALVVEDLIRRGVRRFDFLRGDEPYKRHWASKDRRSYRYLIFPPRLRSWLYLSLRRLYHGLW